In one window of Macadamia integrifolia cultivar HAES 741 chromosome 2, SCU_Mint_v3, whole genome shotgun sequence DNA:
- the LOC122064714 gene encoding calcium-dependent protein kinase 13-like, producing the protein MQGNYTPKVNGNGGLIYPGNLVRFRVGFRFKARSSNNALDNHVHATPAVYGDVAVVALMTCASDENISSLPIITAFGCETMHRKIRSLRSTDSSASSSDMVDNNGKGKLDYGEFVALSLHLRKMANDEHLHKAFSYFDKDGNGHIDPAELQDALMEDGAITSADVANDIFQEVDTNKDGKISYDEFAAMMKTGTDWRKASRHYSRGRFNSLSVKLMKDGSLNADRE; encoded by the exons ATGCAGGGGAACTATACACCTAAGGTTAACGGGAATGGTGGATTGATctacccaggcaaccttgtaaggtttcgggtggggttcaggtttaaGGCCCGTTCGAGCAACAACGCTCTTGACAACCACgttcatgcaactcccgctgtctatggcgACGTGGCAGTtgttgccctgatgacatgtgcaagtgatgaaaatattagttcgctGCCAATCATCACTGCCTttggttgtgagaccatgcatcgCAAAATACGAAGCTTAAGGTCAACAGACTCATCGgcgtcctcatcagatatg GTAGATAACAATGGGAAAGGAAAACTTGATTATGGAGAATTTGTTGCTCTATCCCTCCATCTAAGAAAAATGGCCAATGATGAGCATCTTCACAAGGCCTTCTCCTATTTTGATAAGGATGGCAATGGTCATATTGATCCAGCAGAGCTTCAGGATGCATTGATGGAGGATGGAGCCATAACAAGTGCAGATGTGGCAAATGACATCTTCCAAGAAGTAGATACCAACAAG GATGGGAAAATCAGCTATGATGAATTTGCTGCAATGATGAAAACTGGAACAGACTGGAGGAAGGCTTCTCGGCACTACTCAAGAGGAAGGTTTAATAGCCTCAGTGTAAAGCTGATGAAGGATGGTTCTTTAAATGCAGACCGTGAGTAG